CGCCCAGCCACCACAGCGCCATCGCCAACCCGAAACAGGCCTCGGCGCTCTCACGGCTGGCCAGCATCCGCTCGAACGCGTCGCGCGCGTCAGCCCACCGGCCGTCGGCGAGCGCGCCGGCCGCATCGACGGTCGGCTCGTCGGCTGTCATCACACCCATTCTGTCGTCGACGCCGGTGTGCGCGGACGACGGGCCCCGTCGCATCACTTCGACGTTCGAACGAGCCGATCGCCTTCGCCTGAGCCATCTCGTACGGCTCAGCGGCGCGCCCCGGGTCCGGTCAGCCGGCCTCGAAGCCCGGCAGCCAGCGCTCGATGACCGGGCGGACCGCGACGGTGGCCTCGAGCTGGCACAGCACACCCACGCAGCCGAGCCACACGCGATGGGTGAACAGATGCTCCGGCGGCATCGTCAGCTGCAACGCGACGGCGAACTCCGGGTTGCGCGGATCGTTGATGCGGGAGAACTGGCTCCGCAGCCACGTACGGCTGAAGCTGAAGGTGTCGTGGCCCGCAGGCACGGTGAACGGCGCGAGGTAGTCACGCAGCTTGACCGCGTCGACGCGCGCGCCGGGTCGCACGAAACCCTCCTCGCGCAGGCCGGCGACGATCTCTTCGCTGTCCCCGCGCCGCAGCACGGTCAGCAGCCGGCCGAACGTCAGCGGCATGCCGTCGGGCATCGCCAGCGTCGACCCGAAGTCGAGCACACCGAGCCGCCCGTCTGCCGTGAGCCGGAAGTTGCCGGCATGCGGGTCGGTGTGCAGCAGCCCGGTGTACTCGGGACCCGACAGCAGAAACCGCATGTACAGCGCCGCCGCACGGTCGCGCTGCTCCTGCGTGCCGACCGCCGCGACCTCGACGAACGGCGTGCCATCGAGCCACTCGGTGACCAGCACCCGCGGCGTCGCGATCAACACGTCGGGGACGACAGCGTCGGGATCGTTGCGGTAGGCGGCCGCGAACCGGCGCTGGGCATCAGCCTCCGCCAGGTAGTCGAGCTCCTCGGCCAGCCGCGTGCGCATCTCCGCGACCAGTGGCGGCAGTGCGAGGCCCGGTGCGACCGTCGCCGCGGCGCGCGTCATCGCCGATACCGCGCGCATGTCCGAGCGCAACGCGCCCGCGATGTCGGGGTACTGGATCTTCACCGCGACCGGGCGGCCGTCGGGCAGCGTGGCGCGGTGCACCTGCCCGATCGAAGCGGCGATCGGCGCCTGCTCGTCGATGGCGGCGAACCGTCGCCGCCACTCGAGCCCGAGGTCCGCGGCGAGCACGGGTTCGAGGCGGGCGAAGGGCACGACGCTGTTGCGCTCAGGCACGTCCGCCAGCGTCTGCTGCCATGTGGCGTCGGGATCGACGGGGAACAGCGCGTCGAGGGTGGCCAGCAGCTGGCCGGCCTTCAGCGCACCACCCTTGAGATCGCCCAGCACCCGCCGCGTGCGCTCGGCGTTACGGCGGCGCAGCTCGCGGCGCACGTGCTCGGCGTCCTGACCGATGCGGCGCCTGGCCAGGCCCTCAACGGCCAGCGCGACGGTTCCGAGCGGCAGCCCGAGCAGGCGCAGGGTGCGTCCGACGCGGTGGATGCCTCCGATGCCCGTCACCCGACCACGGCGTAGGCGCGTACGGGGAAGGTGCCGAACCGTTCGACCGGAGCCGGGACCGCGTGGAAGCGGAAGCCGGCGCCGGGGAGCTGCCCGAGTCCGCGCAGGTGCTCGACCACCGGGATGTCCGCGGCCAGCAGCAGCGAGTGCGCGGGCCGGCTGGGGTCCTCCATGTCGTCGATGTTGACCGAGTCGATGCCGACCAGCGCGGCGTTCTGGTCGACCAGCCACTCGGCAGACTGCCTCGTGACGAACCGCGCGTCGACTCCGTACGCCGGGGTCCGCCAGTGACGGTCCCAGCCCGTGTGGACGAGCAGCGCGCGACCGCCGACGTCGAGGCCACGCAGGTCGTCGACGTCGACCGCTCGCCGGCCGCTGCTCGCGACGTCGAGGACCAGCCCGTCGAGGTCCGCGATCTGGTCGAGGCGCAGGCCCGCGAGATCGG
This region of Euzebyales bacterium genomic DNA includes:
- a CDS encoding AarF/ABC1/UbiB kinase family protein — its product is MTGIGGIHRVGRTLRLLGLPLGTVALAVEGLARRRIGQDAEHVRRELRRRNAERTRRVLGDLKGGALKAGQLLATLDALFPVDPDATWQQTLADVPERNSVVPFARLEPVLAADLGLEWRRRFAAIDEQAPIAASIGQVHRATLPDGRPVAVKIQYPDIAGALRSDMRAVSAMTRAAATVAPGLALPPLVAEMRTRLAEELDYLAEADAQRRFAAAYRNDPDAVVPDVLIATPRVLVTEWLDGTPFVEVAAVGTQEQRDRAAALYMRFLLSGPEYTGLLHTDPHAGNFRLTADGRLGVLDFGSTLAMPDGMPLTFGRLLTVLRRGDSEEIVAGLREEGFVRPGARVDAVKLRDYLAPFTVPAGHDTFSFSRTWLRSQFSRINDPRNPEFAVALQLTMPPEHLFTHRVWLGCVGVLCQLEATVAVRPVIERWLPGFEAG
- a CDS encoding cyclase family protein, with product MDSTRRLVDLSHPIAEGMTTYPGLPGPELSDHLTRDAAEAQYGPGVTFHVGRISMVANTGTYVDSPWHRYPDDADLAGLRLDQIADLDGLVLDVASSGRRAVDVDDLRGLDVGGRALLVHTGWDRHWRTPAYGVDARFVTRQSAEWLVDQNAALVGIDSVNIDDMEDPSRPAHSLLLAADIPVVEHLRGLGQLPGAGFRFHAVPAPVERFGTFPVRAYAVVG